The Schistocerca nitens isolate TAMUIC-IGC-003100 chromosome 2, iqSchNite1.1, whole genome shotgun sequence nucleotide sequence TAACGACAAGAGAACAACAGAACTCCCACGAAAAACTATTACACTAAAAACTGGAAACCCAAAATACGCCTAAGGCCGATACTTTGGTAAATTGGAAAGCTACAGACAGGAAAGTACGGCTCTGTGCTTCAGTGGGTAAGTGTTGGACCACCGTCCGAAGGCAgtgctaagttcaaatggctctcagcactataggacttaacttcttctTTCCTCTCTGCCATtgatttgttaatatgaaaaatgtcGAACGGCGTCGTCTTTCaaagtccacattaaactgtaggtcccaccGTACATGTCAGGGTACCACTGATGAAAGATTTTACGAATGCAAAATAAAATAGCGCCATACTCAGTAAACACTGCTGTTTTCAAACCAACCCTCCGGATGAtgccagtttttatttatttattacaaagtgAAGAAACAATTCGCTATAGTGGTaggggtaagttcctatgggaccaaactgctaaggtcatccgtccctaggattacacactatttaatctaacttaaactaacttacaccaaggacaacagacacatccatgccagagggaggactcgaacctccgaggcgggggtggggggggggggcgacccaaatcgtgcaaggcgcctcagaccgcacggcttccCAACGCGACATTCACTATAGGTAGTAGGTTTTCAGGAAGACTACAGGAGAAACAAAGTTGGTCTCACTTTTATCTTCTGTATTATTCAAATAACGGTCTGCAGTGCAGTTAGGATATGAAGATGTCGTCGCACTGTGAAGGTGACCACACAAGTACCTGCAAAAGCTTGAAAAGAAGCGTATCTGACCATCAACAGGGCAACATTGCGCAAGCATTCGGACTTTTCAAACTGCTTGAGCATCGATCGATTTTCAGTCATGGAAGATTGTACAAAATACAAACGAGCCCTCGCTTGAGCGTGTGTACAGACTGTGCGCAAGTATACGTCAATAGCGAGGGAAGCTTCGTAGCGCCACTATGTCGAACAATATGAAGCTATATAATGCAAATCGCTGGAATATCTTATTCTAGTATGTGAAAGATTACCTTGCTTCAGTGGCATTAAATCGTAAGGCTATCACGGAAAGGCAAAGAGATATGTCGCATGTATTATAGTTTTAACCAGGCACAAAGCAAGGGGCCCTGCACAGGGAGACACCTTGCTGTTAAAAATGTAAATCCTCCCAGAACTAACGACAGGAGAGAAAAGACGGAAAATATTAGCTAATATGGGACAGGGTATGATGAGGTACATAGTCAACACCCGCGTATTACAAATATATAGACGCGTATTTGAAGTTTCATAGCACCTTCAGCTTAAAAGAGTTTAGCAAGATTTGAAGGCGACTTATAattcctttggaatttctaaaatcattggggaaagtgacaatCAAATGACGATTCAAAGTGGTTTTTAGAAACTATGAGACTGGAGATATATGATCAGACTTTGGAAAAACAGTATCCGCACATTTCCGTGGATAGCGTCAACCAATCTATGCATCCAAGAAGCAATTTCGTttaaaaaagaaagtttcaggGATGGTATTAAAACTCAAGgatgaaaggaaagggaagaagaataacaagagcagttgaacgcagtgagccagccgatgtggccgagcggttctaggcgcttcagtatggaaccgcgcgaccgctacggtcgcaggttcgaatcctgcctcgcgcatggatgtgtgtgatgtccttaggttggttaggtttaagtagttctaagttctaggggaatgatgacctcagatgttaagtcccatagtgctcagagccatttatgcagTAAacggtctaacgagtacagaaggtaaactaatgagaagtagcagaaatgagaacagcgacataCTGAACATCAAAATTGGCGACCAAGAAGTAGATGAGGTGAAGAAATTCTGTTACTTCGCAAAAAAAAGTCACATAATGGAGgatataataataatgtcgtgtgacgagggccttccgtcgggtagaccgctcgcctggtgcaagtctttcgacttgaggctactttttttttttaatctcacttttgttcgtcttcgttctttgtatctgctcggggcggacggcgcaagacacccgttttagttcgcCGTTGATCCAttaacccagtttttttttttttttaattacagagggcagctaaccctctgaccgaacgcgctgagttaccgtgccagcacacttcggcgacttgcgcgtcgatggggatgaaatgatgatgattaggacaacacaacacccagtcccttagcggagaaaatctccgacccagtcgggaatcgaacccgggccattaggattgacagtgtgtcgcgctgaccactcagctaccgggggcggacataatgGAGGATGCAAGCCGGACATTAAAAGCACACTAGCACAGAAAAGAGGGTATCCTGGACACAAGAAATTTACTATTATAGTATGGAACATCAGCCTTAATTCTAGAAAAAAAAacttctgagaacgtacatttggagtACACTGCTATGTGGAAACGAATCAGGGACTGTGGGGAAAAGGGGTTTTTCTCAGAATCGGAGAGGCAAGGAAGATATGGAGAACATTGACAAGGGGTGGGGGGTGAGGATAACAGGAATGTGTTAATACATTAATGAATAACTTTCATGATTGTGGAGGGAGCTgtggagtgtaaaaactgtagagaaagacggagattggaatatgtccaacaaataattgaggaggtggaGTGTaacttgctactctgagatgacgaggttggtgcaggagaggagtcgtggcggggcgcatcaaaccagtcagaagactgatgaaaagaaAAGCTTCAGCTGACAAGAAATCGGAATATTGTTTTCAGTATTTCGTGTAGTGTTACAGCTTCTCTCACTATTGTATCTCGCTTTTCAATTAATACTGTTACGATTGATAGAAGCTACAAATATCTTTCTCCATCGATCCTGAAATAATCAAACTTACAGAGTACATTAGTGTGAGAATAAGTTTTCCATATTACTAACCAATATTTAGACCACGCGTCTTCTTCTTTGTCTTTTTATTTCACATCATAACGCCAAGGTTGGGTAAAACAAGGAAATGTCGTTCGAGCACCACGTTTTGGAAGTACAAACATACGATTGTAGAAGCAAGCTTGTACCGTAATGAGGCGAAGGGGATGTGCGTTTAGTTTCATAAAATGCTTGCATTCGCTGGCTTGTTCAGGGCTCTACACACGAACCAGCCAACGGACGTATATGTTCTGACCGACCGACCGACGAACATTCCTTGTCGGAATGGCGGGAGGACAGGACCACTCAAAGGCGACCGCTTTCACCCCGCCGCCGTGCCCTAGGAACTTTGTCCTGTGTAGCGCTATCGCGCCAGCTGCCCGGGAAAAAATCGTCTTTCGCCACTGCGCATAATATTAAATGCTGTTATACGTGACAGGGTGTGGGGTGGACGAAACTTTAAAGACAGAGTTTATGGAGAAACTTAAAAACTGTAGATATCTGTGGGACATGTCGTGCGAGAAGTATAGCAATATcgatgcaagaaatgaagcatttTTTCGCTTTTTTAACAAATACATAACTGGTGTGACACGTCGAGAGAATAAAAGTCCGTCGACCTCCAGTAATTATGTTTTTAGGTTTTTTCCGATACTTACCaaaaatgaaatctaaaaaccgaaataTCGCCATTTAATGGATGTTATTCCATAAAGCTTACGTGCTTCATTGTTATAAGTGTTTAAAAGTCCAGTCTAGGTATCCGAGCCCTCTGCTGTGAAGAGCAATGTGtgggacttttctttttttttttaacagttcctAAATACTTCATCTCTTATGTTGTTGTATTTAATAGGTGATGTGTGCTACCACAGTGTGCTGTCTTTCTTCTTCGGATCTGAAACGAGTTTCCTAATCTTGCAGGTCATCTTCTATGcaatgtacaaaaataaattgaaaacgtTTACATGGACgtcttttattttagttattttgcATTATCGTGATGTATTTCCTCGGTCAGCTATGAACCAACTTGCAGGATTCAGGAGCTATTTTAGTTTATAACTGTAAGAATACAACAGCACTTAATCTAAGACCACTTCTGTCAGTGGCTAGAAATCGTAGAGTAGCTAGCAGCCTCTCCTCGCAGCTTACGACCTCTCTCTGAATGTAATACTCACTTCCTTGATCATTTGTCAGAAGATTGTCAAGATATGTGAATACGTTACAGTAAACTGGAtctactaatatttacagaattaattcaCTTTCAGAAGAAAACATAGGTATACACTTTtagtaaatttatcatacacaaaatacctgatCTTGACTGCTGTGACTGAGTGCTGTCCAACCTGAAATCTAACAACCTTTTTACTTAaggtggtctaacagtccctgttaagacgttcatctttcaaactctgtttaaactgcactttatctgaaaataattttttaatgatgttaaaattttctaagtgttctagcaatagtgaaCACCGGAAGATCATGAAGAAGCCCGCAGCAGCGCGGTCGAAACGTCGATATTTtacaggaaatatgacgcggcctaacaatccATAAGATTTTACCTATAgtaacaacggccacgaaagcctgcggaCTTAcataagtttttaatggttgctggcaatttattgaaaatgtgtgttcctgaatattggactcctTTTTGGACCAAGATAAGCGATTGGTGACGGTATTCTTTTTCATTAAGAATGGTCAGATGATATTCAGTAGCTCCGAAATTCATGATTCACCCAGTCTTAAATAATAACGAaaatgctggccggagtggccgtgcgcttctaggcgctacagtctggaaccgggctcagaagttaagtcgcatagtgctcagagccatttgaaccatttgaataacgaaAATCACCAGTTCCAAATTGCTTACGTAAGAGAACGCGACTGTATTTCTTGCTTTGCATTGTCCACTTATTTGTCCACAGCTTTCTCTTGgtcttttttttttgccttgttaCCTTTAAAACAGCCAAGTCAAGCCCccgtttttgtttctgtgtaaaaccaAGACGTAAATACAATAAACTAAAGATAAACAAATCACAAAAACAGGGTGGCCCTGTAATCGCTGAGTGCAGGGGAGGTGTGTTGGGCTGTCACGTAAGTGGTCGGTCAGTTGACCGACCGTTAAGTTGGTGCGTGAGTAGCAGACCGTAACTGTTAACAGTTACACTGTGTCaagcaagtggtgtatacaagacaATATCGTTTTCAAACGCTTCGTGACTGGCGTATGGTAACAggaggttcgtatgagcagtttccagcgggctcgtgcgcatgcgcagagctgaattcgcgtatgagcagtgccttcctcccgcttctggctacttgaagcgagGCTGTTtcctgtatgagcagtagcagcaagtagccagatgctacccggaaaaatttttccggcgcgcccaagctgccagattcgcgcatgcgcagagcaagctgagttataggggggggggggggagatccttccccacgtgacccgtgtATATATTTAGTGTCTTCGTAATATTGCTGGTCTCTCCGtctacagctcccacgtcaaatgaaatcaaaacagatttctgtggccaggagccatcaagtgaattaatatacattctcataaccacgaAAGACCAAAATaaattagtagtttcaattttctgattttatattatttccatgttattagcaatcaaccattaatgtcttaatgaagctatttctatctgttttgtagagaaatttgcttctattaatttgttttacgctgaggcagttagtttattccCACACTATTGTCTACTTTcaacttcgttcaatttcaagtgcaaattttcattttctgggaggaatgacattataccataataaagaaccaaacatgagaatacagtactggacctccgagAAAAcgtatcacgaaaaccacatgaaaagctgaatatcaggtacttcagagtgcatctggacatagaaatgtgcaattagagcggaatgaaagattttagtatggtttatgtaattccgatgctggctggagtagtctctgatgtcctgttccttttatgacactgtaagatctcttaatgctatatacgtacgaacatacgtaaacatttacttgaagctgacttaagtaggcaaatttggtcagtagttttaaactaaatattttgtttcaaatatgagAGAGCTGTTGCAGAATTTTACAAATTTGCCTTCTGtggaagtgtttttcgatcacaaggcacgtGTCTAgcacttcctctaggcctgaagttatttcttaatttgtgtttacgtcttaaatttatagaatgctgtTCTATGGTAAATTGTAGATGGGCGGCATACGGTGTTTTATCGTTTTAATTccgcacatggcttcatatttaatcCCAGCTGTCAGTTGTAccgtttctttgcctcacagacaaccttgttaattttttgcacattttgaaatagtcatgaaatttattgtcctttattccggtgtaagctatagaaaaattatttctttttttttttttttttttttttttgcaagaaatttgtattccatcctactagctttatgcagtgctgtgtagatgtaagcctgttggaaatgctacataacaatattgcagagtactaatttaaaaaatatatatatatatctgtcaaaTTCACCCCGAGTTGTGGAGTCTAATTttaaaatgatattttgccaagaactgtttccttatttgcatcctttacctgggtgggatatgataaaacaattgctctacgtacaactctgtatgtcctctcaacaacatgccgcagggctgcacatggtcacgtgatacATCACCACGgacgaaattccaccagaaatgcgacgaaaagcgtatgagaaGAGCAAGCACCGAGCACGGGCTGTCTCGTCagcgtagctgcgcatgcgcagtacagcctgttgtctggtaactgctcaaacgaacctaggaATTTCCTGGCGAATATTCCGAGGTTCGCCTGCTGCAGTGTGATTTTCCGCCACAAGTTGGCAGCAGTGTGTGGCGGCCAGAGGCTTCCACCGCCAGCCCTCAGCTCGCCAGTTGCTGAGCCATGCTGTCGCCCGACACACCGCAGCGCGTCGAGACCGAAGGCTGTGGCGAGGCGGCTTGTTTTTCGCCGGTAGAGCAGGGTAAGGCTGTGGCCATGGCTGCCCCCCTGCACTACCGCCACTCCGTCAAGGTCATGCTGAAATCTGGGGCGAACAGCACGACTTCGGACTCGCAGGGAGAGGCATCACCCCCTTCGGAGAAGCCCAGGGTGATGGCGCAGGGAGAGGCGTCACCACATTCGGAGAAGCTCAGGGTGGTGGAACAGGGAGAGGCGTCATCCCCTGTGGAGACGCCTAGGGTGGTGGTGTACTCCCAGACACCACAGGGCCCTCTCAATCTTTGCCAGGAAGAGTGGCCCACTCTCGAACAAGCCGACGTACTCGAGCGACTGGAGCTCATGCGGAGGGCTCCGGTGTGGCAGAAACGATTAACACCCATGGTTATTGTGTACGCCCAGCGTGGAGGGGGAGCCGCTAAATCTTCTAAGCGCTTCTCCTTGCCTAACGCTGCTGCGCTTGCTTCTCTGCGACGGAAGGCGCCACAAACAACACGCGGGGTAGCAGAAGCTGGACAGCGCAGCGGAACTGTGCCGCCGACAACCACTAAAGGTGAGCATAGCGTATGGCAGTTCTACTGAAGAGATTGGTAAAGTACTGTATACAATACACCAGAGTCTGTAGATAGTGCGAACCATCCGTATATTGTTCCACATGTATTTCTTAAAATTGTACGCACTTCCTGCTACATCCTTTTCAATGACTGCAGTATATGGTTGGTTACTGCTTGACCTGTGCCCCTCTTTCTTGATCTGTTGATATTCTTGTTGGTCGAAAAGTCATAACTGTTTCAGGCATTCTATTATCGTTTATTCTTGTCGTGATTTCTCCATTTTTATATTATTTGATCTattcatttattctttgaaatcCTAATTTTTGTCGTACGTCTGTAGCCAGTTACTGTTTTCTAAAGATTCTTTTTCCGGAGCTGCTATTCATTATTTTCCAGTTGTTGCAGTTGTAGTTTCACCACCATAAATTATTGGTGGCATTGTCATTGCAGAAATCTAAGGTTTTCTCATTTCGTGTTCTGTAcatactattaatattattaaatcTTTAGAATTTTTGGTATGTCTTAAAGGTGTAACGTCGTGAATAATTTTTGCTTGGTATTGGTGCTACATTGTGTAGTTTACTAGACACACAGGTGCAATGGAGATGCCCGATAACTTGCAGAAACAGTCTGTTGAATAGCAGTTTtctcaccccgccccctccccacacTGTGGTCAGACTTTAGTTTCTTTAATAAGTTGGCAGGCGTTAATGACGTAAACCTAGTCTCCTCACAACCACCCTATCACCGCGGAGGTCCAGTAAATGTCGCATTGTGATGTTTTCGTGTTAGGTACCTAAATGTTTTATAACTGGATATCTATCCACGCGGTATCGTGTGACTAATCTCAATTCACCGTAATGCtgttctgccccccccctcccccacctacccCCCTCCCCCTGCAGGACGTCGTCGCTGGCCATAATTATCCTgacacttgtgattcttgagtttctcccggcgtatttgataatcaaaatatccacgggtgtgctgccggtctatagtgcccgttggacactatagaccggcagcacacccgtggatattttgattatcctgACATTTCTTTTATTGGAGGTTGTTAGTTGTCAACGACGGTGTTGTATTCAATTTTTTGTGCTGCATATTTAAATCACTTTTGTGTGAAATTAAGTGCTCactgtttagaaaaaaattcaattttctATTAACTGGCATTCACAGATCCACGGTAAGGGAGTGTGTTTCACCTGGACTGATGAGTATTTGACGAACGCGATTTTACCGTTGGTGCCAGTCTGAAGTGATGACACGAAGTGTCTAAGCATAATCTTTGCTGTAAAGAAAGAACATGGTCTTAATGTTGGCTATTCATCGCCTTGTTTTATAAAAATACCCCTCAGTTGTATAAAAGGACGTGGCACACCTACAGACACTGTCGGCTTCGTCCCTTAATGTTGCCATGTGTGCGCAAGGAAAAGCGGTATTAACGAAGTGGTGTCGAATGATTCAATTGTGTATTCCCGTCAAATTGCTGTAACTATAGCATTCGTACCATTGTTCACGCGTGACAAATGGTAATTGAAGCTCAGTGATAGATGGGGTAAGTCCATCAAAAATCCAGATAACATGTTGTAGCCGTGGTGAATAGGTGTGCTGTCGAGTAACTGTGTCGTCGATGACTCAGCTGGTGAAAGCGGACTTGTTGACGCACTGCTCACTACTCGTGATGCTATCAACACCGCGTTATCAGTTTTCCATCCTGCTGGAAACGGAATAGCAGACATAGAACTAACTCACTTCAATCACATGGCTAGAATTCTGCGTTTATCGCGTTAGGTAACTAAAAGGACGGTCATGTACGTGTTACATTGCACTGTAATAGCGCTGTGGGTAGGGGCGTATTTTAAGGCATTCAGTGGGACATGATCTTtttgttctttggtttccttttctaAGGAATTTGTTGAAACATTTTCGTCTTAAGAATGCATACTGATTTTTCAAACCGTTGTCTAGACTTTAAGGGCAGCGTTTAGGATTCTCGTCTAAATTGGTACGGCACTGGTTGACACATTAACATGCCTGTAGACTGCCCCTAAAACTTGTCACGCTAAAATTGTTGCCCAGTTTTGAAACTTGGTTCGCGTAGAGGAACAAAGCTTCAGCTCACATTGATCTACTTTCAACCTCTTTTCGTATGAGCATTCAGTCAGTCCAAAAAGTTGGTCACTTAATTAAAGGAACACTGGCTGGAAAGGTCGCATTTTTGGAAAATGTTTTTATTGCGTTGTGGAAGAGCAAGCTTTG carries:
- the LOC126234689 gene encoding uncharacterized protein LOC126234689; translated protein: MAAPLHYRHSVKVMLKSGANSTTSDSQGEASPPSEKPRVMAQGEASPHSEKLRVVEQGEASSPVETPRVVVYSQTPQGPLNLCQEEWPTLEQADVLERLELMRRAPVWQKRLTPMVIVYAQRGGGAAKSSKRFSLPNAAALASLRRKAPQTTRGVAEAGQRSGTVPPTTTKGK